In Galactobacillus timonensis, the genomic window CGTAGCTGTACATGGCCAGAACGGAGCGGGCCAGCTTGTTCATGATGTTGGGAGAGGGTGCGTTCATGATCATGGTTTCCGGGAAGCCGTTGGGCAGTTCACGGTGGCTTTCGAGGATTTCCGAGAAGCGCTTCAGATTCTTCTCGGTCGGCAGGGAACCAAACAGCAGCAGCCACTCCACTTCTTCAAAGAGGAAGCGGTCCTTTTTGATGCCTTCTTCAACAATCTCGTCGAGATCAATGCCGCGGTAAATGAGTTTTCCTTTGATCGGGGCCGGAGTGCCGTCCTTCTGCCGTTGGTAGCCGATGACGTCGCAGATGTTGGTGAGACCGGCCAGTACGCCGGTTCCATCGGCGTTGCGAAGGCCGCGCTTGACGCCGTATTTGTCGCTGATATCGGGGTTGATGTAGTTGTTGCGACGGAACTCTGTGCACAGCAGTTTGAGATCTTCCGGTGCCAGCTGGGCAACATCGGGATAGAAATCGGTCATACCTCTGCCTCCGTTCATTTTTTAATCTTGATTATATTCTAAGAAGGAACCAGAGGGTAAAATAGTGAAAATTGAACAGGAGGATGTGCCATGGACGCAGTATTGATTGCCGGCGACGGCATTGGACCTGAAATTGCAGAAAGTGTTGGAAAGGTATCGGAAGCCCTGAATACAGGAATTCACTGGCGGAAGTTCGCCGCCGGTGCCGGATATTATGAAAAGAGCGGAGCTCTGTTTGAAGAAGGAATGACGGATGCGATCAAGGAAACGGGAATCGCCCTCAAGGGACCGACCGCGACGCCGATCGGAACCGGTTTCCGTTCCATCAATGTGCAGCTGCGCCAGATGTTTCATACGTATGCCAATCTGCGGCCAGTGCATTCGATCCCCGGTGTCAAGAGCCGCTATGAAAATGTGGATCTTGTCATTGTCCGTGAAAATACGGAGGATCTGTACAAGGGTCTGGAATACAGGGTCGATGACAATACGGCCCATGGCATCAAGCTGATTACGCGGCCGGCCAGCGAGCGCATTGTCCGCTTCGCCTTTGACTACGCAAGCAGGAATGGTCGTCATAAGGTGACAGCGGTACATAAGGCAAACATCATGAAGGAAACGGACGGCCTGTTTCTTGAGGCAGCCAGAAACGTCGCGAAAGAGTATCCGGACATTGCCTTTGACAGCGTCATCATTGATGCCCTGTGCATGAAGCTGGTCACGGATCCGACACAGTTTGATGTGCTGGTGGCGCCGAATCTGTATGGCGATATTATCAGTGATCTGTGTGCGGGACTTGTCGGGGGCCTTGGCTTTGCGCCGAGTGCCAACATCGGCGACGCGACCGTTATCTATGAAGCTGTGCATGGATCGGCACCGGATATTGCCGGCAAGGGCATCGCAAATCCAACAGCGCTGTTAATGGCATTTGAGATGCTGCTGAGAGATCACGGCATGGAAGATAAGGCAGACTGCCTCAAAGCAGCACTGGAAAAAGCACTCGCCGATCCTCAGGCGGCGACGCCTGATATCGGCGGCACGGGCACGACATCCGTGTTTACGGATGCCGTGATTGCCGGGATTTTGGAGAATAAGAGATGAAGCTGATTGATCAGAAGGTGAAATATGCGGGCGGAAAGCTAGTTCCGCTGGCGGAAGGTGAGGCGTTTGATCGCTCAAAGACGCTGAGCAGCCGTATTCTTTCGGCGCACAGCACGGGCAGTGACGGAATGTACCACATCCGCTTTGATTCCTTGACGTCGCATGACATTACGTATGTGAACATCATTCAGACGGCGCGTGCTTCGGGTCTGACGAAGTTTCCGGTGCCGTATGTTCTGACCAACTGCCACAATACGCTGTGTGCGGTCGGTGGGACGATCAATGAGGATGATCATCGCTTTGCGCTGAGTGCGGCGCATAAGTACGGCGGCATCTATGTTCCGCCATGCCTGGCCGTCATTCACAGCTACAACCGTGAGATGATGACGGGCTGCGGGAAGATGATCCTGGGCTCGGATTCGCATACGCGCTATGGTGCCCTTGGAACGATGGGCATCGGCGAAGGCGGCGGCGAGCTGGTGAAGCAGCTGATCAATCAGACCTATGACCTGGCTGAGCCGAAGGCGATTCTCATTCATGTGACGGGAAAGGTGAAGCCCGGCGTCGGTCCCCATGATGTGGCGCTTGCCCTGGTCGGTGCGGTATATCACAGCGGCTTTGTCCGCAACAAGGTTCTTGAGTTTGCGGGGGAGGGCATCCATGGCCTTTCGCAGGATTTCCGCAACGGCATCGATGTGATGACGACGGAGACGGCATGCCTTTCTTCGATCTGGGAGACGGATGCGGTGACGGAAGAATACTACCGGATCCATGGCCGCCCGGGGGACTATCGGCAGCTGAGCGTCAGTGACGGTGCCTGCTACGATGGTGCGATTGAGCTGGATCTTTCCGAGATCTCCAGCATGATTGCGCTGCCGATGCATCCGAGCTATGCGGTGAGAATCAGTGATCTCAAGGAACATCCCTATGAGCTTCTGAAAGAGGCGCAGGATCGTTCGAACAGGCAGCTGAACGGTGTGACGATGGATCTGGTGTCGAAGATCGATGACCGCGGCCGGATCCATGTGGATCAGGGCATCATTGCCGGCTGCAGCGGCGGCATCTATGAAAACATTTGTGCGGCGTCGCACATTTTGAAAAACGGTGACTGCGGCAATGGCGAGTTCCGTCTCAGTGTCTATCCGGATTCGCTGCCGGTATATTTTGCGCTGGCGCGCAACGGGGTGCTGGCCGATGTGACGGCGAGCGGTGCGATTGTGCGGGAAGCCTTCTGCGGCCCGTGCTTCGGTGCCGGAGAGACGCCGGCCAATGGTGAATTCTCGATTCGTCATACGACGCGCAACTTCCCGAACCGTGAAGGTTCGAAGCCTGCGGAGGGACAGATTGCGGCGGTCGGTCTGATGGATGCCCGCTCGATTGCGGCCACGGCCCGTAACCAGGGCATTCTGACGGGGGCGGACGAGCTTGGCGAAGAAGCGGTATATGAGGTTCCTTCCTTTACCTTTGATCAGGGGATTTATGAGAAGCGTGTGTACAACGGCTGGGGTAAGGCAGAGCCGGAAACGGAGCTTGTCTTTGGGCCGAACATCAAGGACTGGCCTGAGATTCCTGCGCTGAGTGATGATCTTCTTCTGAAGGTTGTGACCTATATTGATGATCCGGTGACGACGACCGATGAGCTGATCCCTTCGGGTGAGACATCAAGCTTCCGCTCCAATCCGCTGCGTCTGGCGCAGTTTGCGCTGGGCCGCAGGGATCCACAGTATGTGTCCAAGGCGGAAGCCGTTGCGAAGCTGGATGCGATGCGCAGAGCTTCAGAGACTGAGGCGGAATCTTTGAAGGTGTATGCGGCACTGAACAGCAGCGGCGTAACGACATCGGCCGCAGATACGCTGATTGAATCCTGCATCTATGCCAATAAGCCGGGCGATGGCAGTGCCCGTGAACAGGCCGCATCGTGCCAGCGTGTGCTTGGCGGCGGTGCCAACATTGCGCAGGAATATGCGACAAAGCGCTACCGCACCAACTGCATTAACTGGGGCATCGTGCCCTTTGAGACAAAGACGCCGGATGCCTTCAAGGAAGGCGACTGGATCTTTGTGAAGGACATCCGTGAAAGCCTTGAAAAAAATACGCCTGTAAAGGCGTATGTGGTAGGAAGCGATGGCAGTGTATCGCCGCTCGCATTAACCTATGGGACTCTTGACGAGCAGGAGAAGGAAACGCTGCTCGCCGGCTGCCTCATCAATTACAACCGGGACCGGATTAAGCATTAGCGGTGAAGTGACGCTTCAATGTCTATTGCCATCTGCGTAATGTCAGGCATTTTCAGTAAGGAGACTTCCTGCAGCAGGGCATTGTCACGGAAGCGGTCATGGCTCAGAATGACCCGGTACGACTCGTACAGCAGCTCCATGGATAGATCCAGATCGAGCCGTGCCGTTCCGATGCCCATGCGCTGAACGGCGGTGGCGGTGCGGCTGCGCTGCCAGCCGTTGTTGGCAATGATGCACTGGGGAATGGCCAGGGTACTTGCCAGATTGTAGATCCATAAATTTCCATCACTGACACAGGCGCGCGCGCCGTCCATGAAATGTTCATCTACGTGGTCCACGAAGATGAGATTTCCCTCGGTGTGCGTTTTTATGTTGGGCAGATAGATCTTTACGTTATAGCCGGCGCCCGCGAAGGCTTTTCGTGTCATGGTGAGAAGGCGGTGAGGGTGGATCGATGTTTCGGCCAGGAAGATGCAGAGATCCTTGCCGGCGGTCGGTGTGAGTTCATGGAACATGGAGCCGTAGCGGCGCAGGCCGGGATGGTCCGTGAAGGGCTGGGAGGCCGCGGTTCCAAAGGTGAACAGTGTGCTGCAGTGATGATAGAGATCGGTGAGCCGCAGGATCTGTTCCACCTTGACTTCGGTCAACAGGCGGTTGACGCCGGAAAGACATTTGGCATCGAAGCGGCGGTTTTTGAAGCTGGCGGCGGTGATGAAGCTCCAGCAGGGGACATTCGTCAATGCGGCAGCGATTGGAGCTGCGATCCGGCCGCAGTCGATGATCAGATCCGGTTCAAAGCTGTGGACGGCATTGGCGATGGCGGTGAGATCTTCCTTGAGGAAGCGGTATTTCGTTGCGCCCAGGTTCCAGTAGTCTTCTTCGATGGTCGGCTTCTGTTCATAGGTTTTAGAAAAGAGGTGTACTGGCTGTGACGGGGAAGGGAAGCGGGTGCAGTCGGAAAAGGCCTGCTTTTGGGGAAGGCAGCAGGCAACGGTATGATGGCGGAGGGACAGCGTCTTTGCGATGGATTCGGCAAGCAGGAGGCAGCTGTCTTCCGCGGGATGTGAAGTGTCGGGAAGAATCAGGATTTTCATCGTGTTCAGTATAGCATCTGCGTTTGGGCGCTTCGGTGGTGGGTGAATCCAATATTTTTCGTTGCGTTTCCATTTTGAGCCTATTAAGATAAGGGACAGGAAAAAAGGAGGATTTCATTCCATGCTGGAAGTACTGAATCATCCGCTGATTACACACAAACTGACCCAGATGCGCCGCAAGGAGACGGGTACGAAGGATTTCCGTGAGAATCTCGATGAGATTGCGGAGCTGATGGCGTATGAGGTATGCCGTGATCTTCCGGTGGAGCCGGTTGACATTGAGACGCCGGTTGCGCCGTGCACGGGCTATCAGCTGAGCAAGGAAGTTGTCATTGTTCCGATTCTGCGTGCTGGCATCGGTCTTTTGGATGGTATTCGCCGGCTGGTTCCGACGGCCAAGGTTGGCTTCATTGGTCTGTACCGTGATGAGAAGACGCTGCAGCCGCATGAGTATTTTGCCAAGTTCCCGAAGGATCTGGACAAGGCGGTTGTCATGATCGTTGATCCGATGCTGGCGACTGGCGGCAGTGCTCTGGCAGCGATTCATTCGGTCAAGGAGCGCGGGGCAAAGAATATCAAGCTGGTTTGCCTGGTCGGTGTTCCGGAAGGTGTGCGTGCGGTTCAGAAGGAATATCCGGATGTGGATATCTATCTGGCGGCGTTGGATGATCATCTGAATGAGAATGGTTACATTGTGCCGGGTCTTGGTGATGCGGGCGACCGTATCTTCGGGACGAAGTAATTGATGTCCTCTGACTATATCGTTTCGATAACGATTCGGATTGTGTGCTTCGCCATCAGTTTCTGGGCTCTGGATGCGCTGGACTTTCAGCGGTTTCTGAAGAAGGGCCGGGTGGCGAAGGCGCAGGTGCTGTACTGGATCCTGGCGGCTTCCCTGGGGTGGATGCTGGCAGAGTTCATTCTCGGCCTGATGTCAATCGCATGAGTAACACGGGGCAGCGTGGGATGCACGCTGCCCTTCATGGTATAATTGGAGAACTTGCAGAAAGAAGGGAAGAGCGGATG contains:
- a CDS encoding isocitrate/isopropylmalate dehydrogenase family protein, producing MDAVLIAGDGIGPEIAESVGKVSEALNTGIHWRKFAAGAGYYEKSGALFEEGMTDAIKETGIALKGPTATPIGTGFRSINVQLRQMFHTYANLRPVHSIPGVKSRYENVDLVIVRENTEDLYKGLEYRVDDNTAHGIKLITRPASERIVRFAFDYASRNGRHKVTAVHKANIMKETDGLFLEAARNVAKEYPDIAFDSVIIDALCMKLVTDPTQFDVLVAPNLYGDIISDLCAGLVGGLGFAPSANIGDATVIYEAVHGSAPDIAGKGIANPTALLMAFEMLLRDHGMEDKADCLKAALEKALADPQAATPDIGGTGTTSVFTDAVIAGILENKR
- a CDS encoding hydratase codes for the protein MKLIDQKVKYAGGKLVPLAEGEAFDRSKTLSSRILSAHSTGSDGMYHIRFDSLTSHDITYVNIIQTARASGLTKFPVPYVLTNCHNTLCAVGGTINEDDHRFALSAAHKYGGIYVPPCLAVIHSYNREMMTGCGKMILGSDSHTRYGALGTMGIGEGGGELVKQLINQTYDLAEPKAILIHVTGKVKPGVGPHDVALALVGAVYHSGFVRNKVLEFAGEGIHGLSQDFRNGIDVMTTETACLSSIWETDAVTEEYYRIHGRPGDYRQLSVSDGACYDGAIELDLSEISSMIALPMHPSYAVRISDLKEHPYELLKEAQDRSNRQLNGVTMDLVSKIDDRGRIHVDQGIIAGCSGGIYENICAASHILKNGDCGNGEFRLSVYPDSLPVYFALARNGVLADVTASGAIVREAFCGPCFGAGETPANGEFSIRHTTRNFPNREGSKPAEGQIAAVGLMDARSIAATARNQGILTGADELGEEAVYEVPSFTFDQGIYEKRVYNGWGKAEPETELVFGPNIKDWPEIPALSDDLLLKVVTYIDDPVTTTDELIPSGETSSFRSNPLRLAQFALGRRDPQYVSKAEAVAKLDAMRRASETEAESLKVYAALNSSGVTTSAADTLIESCIYANKPGDGSAREQAASCQRVLGGGANIAQEYATKRYRTNCINWGIVPFETKTPDAFKEGDWIFVKDIRESLEKNTPVKAYVVGSDGSVSPLALTYGTLDEQEKETLLAGCLINYNRDRIKH
- the upp gene encoding uracil phosphoribosyltransferase, coding for MLEVLNHPLITHKLTQMRRKETGTKDFRENLDEIAELMAYEVCRDLPVEPVDIETPVAPCTGYQLSKEVVIVPILRAGIGLLDGIRRLVPTAKVGFIGLYRDEKTLQPHEYFAKFPKDLDKAVVMIVDPMLATGGSALAAIHSVKERGAKNIKLVCLVGVPEGVRAVQKEYPDVDIYLAALDDHLNENGYIVPGLGDAGDRIFGTK
- a CDS encoding DUF1146 family protein, whose product is MSSDYIVSITIRIVCFAISFWALDALDFQRFLKKGRVAKAQVLYWILAASLGWMLAEFILGLMSIA